One Microcoleus sp. AS-A8 DNA window includes the following coding sequences:
- a CDS encoding peptidoglycan recognition protein family protein, protein MSPKTGRTELVSDNEFGVPHQLSPNSSSDSKNLAPAVPSRCALQPELNKQTWNQFSDIELQPITLSRFRKLGSEVNPSTGEPMNRQGLLRLFNNSPSQPIESVAVAHPTNYGERFLNDLYGKPAQYAPIVVIHETVGSARSAINLFQTPHPLDSQQVSYHALIKRSGEIVYIVPPDMRAFGAGNSVFEGENRRETVKTSPEHPPSVNNFAYHVSLETPRDGNNNRRRHSGYTKAQYQSLAWLIAKTGVPDYRITTHKAVDRSGQRGDPRSFNKENFLNLLQAQPRTKEIVIDCQPPL, encoded by the coding sequence GTGAGTCCGAAGACGGGACGAACAGAATTGGTTAGTGATAACGAGTTTGGAGTACCCCATCAGTTATCCCCTAACTCCAGTAGCGATTCCAAAAATCTGGCTCCAGCTGTTCCATCCAGGTGTGCTCTACAGCCAGAACTCAATAAACAGACATGGAATCAATTCAGTGATATTGAGCTTCAGCCCATTACCCTTTCTCGCTTTAGGAAACTTGGCAGTGAAGTCAATCCATCTACAGGGGAACCTATGAATAGACAAGGTCTTTTAAGACTATTTAACAATTCTCCATCCCAACCCATCGAATCCGTTGCTGTAGCCCATCCAACAAACTATGGAGAACGTTTTCTGAATGACTTATATGGTAAACCTGCCCAATACGCTCCCATTGTTGTGATTCATGAAACCGTTGGTTCAGCTAGGAGTGCCATTAATTTATTCCAAACTCCACATCCACTGGATTCGCAACAAGTGAGCTATCACGCACTGATTAAACGCTCCGGTGAAATTGTTTATATTGTGCCTCCAGACATGAGAGCTTTTGGGGCGGGGAACTCGGTTTTTGAGGGAGAAAATAGACGAGAAACCGTAAAAACCAGTCCTGAACATCCTCCCTCAGTCAACAATTTTGCCTATCATGTATCTCTAGAAACACCAAGAGATGGCAATAATAATCGCCGACGACATAGTGGTTATACCAAGGCTCAATACCAATCACTGGCCTGGTTAATCGCCAAAACAGGAGTCCCTGATTACCGGATTACAACTCATAAAGCTGTAGATCGTTCCGGTCAAAGAGGCGATCCACGAAGCTTTAACAAAGAGAATTTTTTGAACTTACTACAGGCTCAGCCTAGGACGAAGGAGATTGTAATTGATTGCCAACCCCCCTTATAA
- a CDS encoding ATP-binding protein, translated as MQPEQQQQFIEDFGGRAKDHLYTMEQCLLNLQKTKEIEVVYQILRAIHSINEGAAVVGLSSINQTAHRFQKNLEALRDYPVEFDQKLESLFLQIVDALYLLVNKLEEPFGLTENEASKIISDTEPVFQALKAHLDLLINPQVPFAEIEQIFPLKSAVQNAADEYSKQAEVIIDGRETLIPESILKQLPRLLTHLVNNAIAHGIELPEARQAAGKSPVGQIVLRAFRQGNKIVISFTDDGAGIDVERVKAKAIEKELIKIDEAQSLSTIQVYELLYCPDFSTKDERDLRAGLGFGLDVIRTELTKLGGVISTDSKSGKGTNFTIVYPEKII; from the coding sequence ATGCAGCCAGAACAACAACAGCAATTTATCGAGGATTTTGGTGGACGTGCAAAAGACCATCTCTATACGATGGAACAATGTTTATTGAATCTACAAAAGACCAAAGAAATAGAGGTAGTCTATCAGATACTGCGTGCCATCCACTCGATTAATGAGGGGGCAGCAGTGGTTGGGTTAAGTAGTATTAATCAAACAGCTCATCGCTTCCAAAAAAATCTCGAAGCTTTAAGAGATTATCCAGTTGAATTTGATCAAAAACTTGAGTCGCTATTTCTGCAAATTGTTGATGCTTTGTATTTATTGGTGAATAAATTAGAGGAACCATTTGGACTGACTGAAAACGAGGCTAGTAAGATTATTTCGGATACAGAACCCGTATTTCAAGCTCTGAAGGCTCACTTAGATCTTCTAATCAATCCTCAGGTACCCTTTGCTGAAATAGAGCAAATATTTCCCCTCAAAAGTGCGGTACAAAACGCAGCTGATGAGTATAGCAAGCAAGCAGAGGTAATTATCGATGGTAGGGAAACCTTAATCCCAGAATCGATCCTGAAACAGTTACCCAGGTTGCTGACTCACTTGGTTAATAATGCCATTGCTCACGGAATAGAGTTACCCGAGGCGCGGCAGGCAGCAGGCAAATCGCCAGTGGGTCAGATTGTGCTTCGTGCCTTCCGCCAAGGTAACAAGATTGTGATTTCGTTTACTGATGATGGTGCTGGAATTGATGTGGAACGGGTGAAAGCTAAGGCGATTGAAAAGGAACTGATTAAAATTGATGAAGCTCAAAGTCTATCCACAATACAGGTGTATGAACTCCTCTACTGTCCCGATTTTAGTACTAAGGACGAGCGGGATTTGAGAGCAGGGCTAGGGTTTGGTTTAGATGTAATTCGCACAGAACTGACTAAACTAGGAGGGGTCATTAGCACCGATTCTAAATCAGGAAAAGGAACAAATTTTACTATTGTTTACCCTGAAAAAATTATTTAA
- a CDS encoding patatin-like phospholipase family protein, producing MKKGIWLLLVLAAIAIWWVSPDALWKYLFFLRVPILMGLVLIFFPVLAQYWLPAMLKNLFVLRGSGQITFVIVSAVSAGMSVVLATSIILHNAAARFAVPVAIDIPKFWQYVMAIALSSYICLTTIVLSKENSKTKLQGNAILWSTVAGGGLSIGLLFLVDLTRKWLASNAYLKEILGGIASLAKHGTAGYIEPQSGELTSGHLAALAFLVIGTVIYLAVGLFFHPKSKSRRAEAPALLYVLLLISIITLLCSGATFYLDYFRVPLLIPFLAYSAFTYFALGVDHLFELDPLSGDTGDKKAVDDKSKDFEQVLAKRLEHQTGEQTLVIVCASGGGIQAAGWTAQVLKGLQQELGIGFTKAIGLISAVSGGSVGAMYYLDRFNTDGFLEECEQKSSENINKGKQKTYERATKNSFDAATSDTLDAVGWGFAYLDLWRFLGFPYLIRPKFDRGTAVETDWQGEMKDGQKESNKSKTLGTWRKQIFDGQIPIPVFNATLVETGERFLITPMTFGKAPGKKYIDFNSLFEGYDMKVVTAARLSATFPYVSPICRHNRKEQELADKKYHFADGGYFDNSGFVTAAEWLDERLDEWRKPESLNIRRVLILQINAFPESPANDNVQGSGGWFMTTLGPLLAMFKVRDPVLASRNAKEAKLLKERWERYKDRLEENPVDIQYFPIFFPSKQDAPEFYDKRGRYQPPLSWRLTDEEKQAIQDGWTAIKAGKTVQKIKKLWHETWKMSVPTDQVADD from the coding sequence ATGAAAAAAGGTATTTGGCTTTTGCTAGTGCTGGCAGCGATAGCAATATGGTGGGTAAGCCCCGACGCTCTCTGGAAATATCTTTTCTTCCTGCGCGTACCTATTTTGATGGGATTAGTGTTAATTTTTTTTCCGGTACTCGCTCAGTATTGGTTGCCAGCCATGCTGAAGAATTTATTTGTACTTCGTGGCAGCGGGCAAATAACATTCGTTATTGTAAGCGCGGTTAGTGCTGGAATGTCAGTAGTTTTGGCTACTTCCATCATTCTACATAATGCAGCTGCTCGTTTTGCTGTACCAGTAGCGATAGATATTCCTAAATTCTGGCAATATGTGATGGCGATTGCCTTAAGTTCATATATTTGCCTTACAACGATTGTCCTCTCAAAAGAAAACTCCAAGACAAAGCTGCAAGGTAATGCAATATTGTGGAGTACAGTTGCAGGTGGAGGATTGAGTATTGGACTTTTGTTTCTTGTCGATTTAACAAGAAAATGGTTAGCCTCTAACGCTTACCTCAAAGAAATACTTGGTGGTATCGCCTCTTTAGCCAAACATGGAACAGCAGGCTATATCGAGCCTCAGAGCGGTGAGCTGACTTCGGGACATTTGGCAGCGCTCGCTTTTCTTGTAATTGGAACCGTTATTTACCTTGCTGTTGGTTTATTCTTTCATCCCAAATCAAAGTCACGCCGAGCCGAAGCCCCAGCTCTTTTATATGTGCTGCTGCTCATTTCGATAATTACACTGTTGTGTAGTGGTGCAACTTTCTATCTTGATTACTTTCGGGTTCCCCTCTTAATCCCATTTCTGGCTTACTCAGCTTTTACTTATTTTGCACTTGGCGTAGATCATCTTTTTGAACTCGATCCATTATCCGGAGATACTGGTGACAAGAAAGCAGTTGATGATAAGTCTAAAGATTTTGAACAAGTTCTAGCAAAACGTCTTGAACATCAAACAGGAGAACAAACTTTAGTAATTGTTTGTGCGAGTGGGGGTGGAATTCAAGCCGCAGGATGGACAGCTCAAGTGCTGAAAGGCTTACAGCAAGAGTTAGGAATAGGTTTCACCAAAGCAATAGGCTTGATTAGCGCTGTCTCAGGTGGATCGGTAGGGGCAATGTACTACCTAGATCGATTCAATACAGATGGTTTCTTAGAAGAATGCGAACAGAAAAGCTCTGAGAACATTAACAAAGGTAAGCAAAAAACTTATGAGAGAGCTACTAAGAATAGTTTTGATGCTGCTACCTCAGATACTTTAGATGCTGTTGGTTGGGGTTTCGCTTACCTAGATTTGTGGCGCTTCCTGGGATTTCCCTACCTTATTCGTCCTAAGTTCGATCGCGGTACAGCCGTTGAGACAGACTGGCAAGGGGAAATGAAAGATGGGCAAAAGGAAAGTAATAAATCAAAAACCCTAGGCACATGGCGCAAACAAATTTTTGATGGACAAATTCCCATTCCTGTATTCAATGCCACTTTAGTTGAAACGGGTGAGCGTTTTTTAATCACTCCCATGACTTTTGGCAAGGCTCCTGGGAAAAAATATATAGACTTCAATAGTCTTTTTGAAGGCTATGATATGAAGGTTGTCACGGCTGCAAGACTATCAGCAACATTTCCCTATGTCTCTCCAATCTGCCGTCATAATCGGAAGGAACAGGAACTAGCAGATAAGAAGTATCACTTTGCTGATGGTGGCTATTTCGATAACTCGGGTTTCGTAACTGCCGCAGAGTGGCTTGATGAACGACTTGATGAATGGCGAAAACCTGAGAGTTTAAATATCAGGCGGGTTCTTATTCTACAAATTAACGCCTTTCCTGAATCTCCTGCCAACGATAACGTACAAGGTAGTGGGGGCTGGTTTATGACAACATTAGGACCCTTACTGGCGATGTTTAAGGTACGAGATCCAGTCCTAGCCTCTCGAAATGCTAAGGAAGCAAAACTCCTTAAGGAACGATGGGAAAGATACAAAGATCGCCTAGAGGAAAATCCAGTAGATATCCAATACTTCCCTATTTTCTTTCCCTCTAAACAAGATGCTCCCGAATTTTACGATAAGAGAGGTCGCTACCAACCACCTTTGTCCTGGCGACTCACTGATGAAGAAAAGCAAGCTATCCAAGATGGCTGGACAGCAATAAAAGCAGGAAAAACCGTTCAAAAAATTAAAAAATTGTGGCATGAGACCTGGAAGATGTCAGTCCCTACAGACCAGGTCGCAGACGATTAA
- the bchH gene encoding magnesium chelatase subunit H encodes MKRIVLIAGFESFNADLYRKAAHLAQQRCPELDIRVFSERSLTTEPAAVEEALKDADVFFGSLIFDYDQVLWLRERVQHIPIRLVFESALELMSLTQIGAFKIGDKPKGMPKPVKFILDKFSNGREEDKLAGYISFLKVGPKLLKYIPAKKVQDLRNWLIIYGYWNAGGADNVASMFWTLAEKYLGLKVGEIPPPVETPNMGLLHPDYANYFESPRHYLEWYRQAKPETWHLPVVGILLYRKHVVTKQPYIPQLIRHFENAGLIPVPIFINGVEGHVAVRDWMTSTHETSQRKLGNVETPSLSHESVEVDAIVSTIGFPLVGGPAGSMEAGRQVEVAKRILSAKNVPYFVAAPLLIQDIHSWTRQGIGGLQSVVLYALPELDGAIDPVPLGGLVGEDIYLIPERVKRLTGRLKRWIALRKTSPTEKKIAIILYGFPPGYGATGTAALLNVPRSLLNLLQSLKDQGYNVGDLPEDGEELIRWVKQADENPSPILPVQGEGARLFPSVNGGVRGGSTVNAQTLEKWLGYLLTTRIEKQWKSLTGTGIKTYGDELQIGGIELGNIWIGVQPPLGISGDPMRLMFERDMTPHPQYAAFYKWLQNDFKPDAVVHFGMHGTVEWLPGSPLGNTGYSWPDILLGDMPHLYIYAANNPSESILAKRRGYGVLISHNVPPYGRAGLYKELMALRDLISEYREDSEKNYALKEVICKKIVDTGLEADCPFEEAKKLGMAFTPENARMFSVHAFNDYLVKLYEYLQVVEQRLFSSGLHTLGEVPDSEGLTSYLEAYFGEELSQEVVEAIAEGRIEPQRHGERREVGLERLEEGLKIRELLMQTSDELTNLLRGLNGEYIPPAPGGDLLRDGLGVLPTGRNIHALDPYRMPSPAAYERGREIGQKIITQHLQEQGEYPETVAVMLWGLDAIKTKGESLGILLELVGAEPVKEGTGRIVRYELKPLAEVGHPRIDVLANLSGIFRDSFVNIIELLDDLFKRAAEAEESEEQNFIRKHALALRSQGINNASARLFSNPTGDFGSLVNDQVVDGNWENGDELGNTWQSRNSFSYGRQDKGQARPEILNQLLKTTNRIVQEIDSVEYGLTDIQEYYANTGGLKKAAEQKQGKKVSASFVESFSKDTTPRKLEDLLRLEYRTKLLNPKWADAMANQGSGGAYEISQRMTALIGWGGTVDFTDSWVYDQAADTYALDAEMANKLREANSEAFRNVVGRMLEAHGRGFWQPSEEKLQKLQSLYELTDEELEGVRV; translated from the coding sequence ATGAAACGCATCGTCTTGATTGCTGGGTTTGAATCGTTCAACGCTGACTTGTACCGCAAAGCGGCTCATCTGGCACAACAGCGCTGTCCTGAGTTGGATATTCGGGTTTTTAGCGAGCGCTCCCTCACCACCGAACCTGCTGCTGTTGAAGAAGCACTCAAAGACGCTGATGTCTTCTTCGGCAGTCTGATATTCGATTACGACCAAGTGCTGTGGCTGCGAGAACGAGTGCAACACATCCCCATTCGCCTCGTTTTCGAGTCTGCCCTCGAATTAATGAGTCTTACCCAAATCGGTGCGTTCAAAATTGGGGATAAGCCTAAGGGTATGCCCAAACCCGTTAAATTTATCCTCGACAAATTCAGCAATGGGCGAGAGGAAGATAAACTCGCCGGTTACATCAGCTTCTTAAAAGTTGGCCCCAAGCTACTCAAATACATCCCTGCCAAAAAAGTTCAAGACTTACGCAACTGGCTGATTATCTACGGATATTGGAATGCAGGCGGCGCGGATAACGTGGCGTCAATGTTTTGGACGCTAGCCGAAAAATACCTGGGGTTAAAAGTGGGAGAGATTCCCCCCCCTGTGGAAACTCCCAACATGGGATTGCTGCATCCTGACTATGCCAATTACTTTGAATCCCCTCGCCACTATCTGGAATGGTATCGCCAAGCCAAGCCAGAAACCTGGCATTTGCCGGTGGTGGGAATCTTGCTGTATCGCAAGCATGTTGTCACCAAGCAGCCTTATATTCCCCAACTGATTCGCCACTTTGAAAACGCGGGTTTGATTCCAGTGCCGATTTTTATTAATGGCGTGGAAGGGCATGTTGCCGTGCGAGATTGGATGACATCGACGCACGAAACCAGCCAACGCAAACTGGGTAATGTGGAAACACCCTCTCTTTCTCATGAGTCAGTCGAGGTAGATGCGATTGTTTCGACGATTGGCTTTCCCTTAGTCGGGGGGCCGGCGGGTTCGATGGAAGCAGGGCGTCAGGTGGAAGTCGCCAAGCGCATCCTCTCGGCTAAAAATGTGCCTTATTTCGTTGCCGCCCCCCTGTTGATTCAGGATATTCACTCTTGGACGCGCCAGGGAATTGGGGGGTTGCAAAGTGTTGTCTTATATGCATTGCCTGAATTAGATGGAGCAATCGACCCTGTACCTCTCGGTGGGTTGGTAGGAGAAGATATCTATCTGATTCCGGAACGGGTGAAGCGGTTAACCGGACGCCTTAAGCGCTGGATTGCCCTACGCAAGACATCACCGACTGAAAAGAAAATTGCGATTATTCTGTATGGCTTCCCACCTGGGTACGGGGCAACAGGGACAGCGGCTTTATTAAATGTACCGCGATCGCTCCTGAATTTGCTCCAGTCTCTCAAAGACCAAGGGTACAACGTTGGGGACTTACCGGAAGATGGGGAAGAACTAATTCGCTGGGTGAAACAAGCGGATGAGAACCCCTCCCCGATCCTCCCCGTACAAGGGGAGGGAGCAAGATTATTCCCCTCCGTTAACGGGGGGGTTAGGGGGGGTTCCACCGTTAATGCCCAAACTCTAGAAAAATGGCTGGGTTACCTCCTCACTACCCGAATCGAGAAGCAGTGGAAATCCCTTACAGGAACGGGTATTAAAACATATGGGGATGAATTACAAATTGGGGGCATTGAGTTAGGAAATATCTGGATTGGGGTGCAACCGCCCCTCGGTATTTCAGGTGATCCGATGCGGCTGATGTTTGAACGGGATATGACACCTCATCCTCAATATGCCGCATTCTATAAATGGTTACAGAATGACTTTAAGCCTGATGCTGTGGTTCACTTTGGAATGCACGGTACGGTTGAATGGTTACCGGGTTCTCCGTTAGGAAATACGGGCTATTCTTGGCCTGATATTCTCTTGGGAGATATGCCCCATCTTTATATTTATGCGGCTAATAATCCCTCCGAGTCAATTTTGGCGAAACGTCGGGGCTATGGGGTGCTGATTTCCCACAATGTACCACCTTATGGTCGGGCGGGATTGTATAAAGAATTAATGGCACTGCGGGATTTAATTTCGGAATATCGGGAAGATTCTGAGAAGAATTATGCCCTCAAAGAGGTAATTTGCAAGAAGATTGTGGACACGGGCTTAGAGGCAGATTGTCCGTTTGAGGAGGCGAAGAAGTTGGGGATGGCTTTTACGCCGGAGAATGCGCGGATGTTTAGCGTTCATGCTTTTAATGATTATTTGGTGAAGTTGTATGAGTATTTGCAGGTTGTAGAACAACGTCTGTTTTCATCGGGATTACATACTTTAGGTGAGGTACCAGATTCGGAAGGATTGACATCTTACCTGGAAGCTTATTTTGGAGAGGAGTTGTCACAAGAAGTGGTGGAGGCAATTGCGGAGGGAAGAATTGAACCACAGAGACACGGAGAACGTAGAGAAGTGGGTTTGGAGAGGTTAGAGGAGGGATTGAAGATTCGTGAGTTGTTGATGCAAACTAGCGATGAGTTGACGAATCTTTTACGAGGGTTGAATGGCGAGTATATTCCGCCTGCACCAGGGGGTGATTTGTTGCGCGATGGGTTGGGTGTATTGCCGACAGGGCGGAATATTCATGCGTTAGATCCCTATCGGATGCCATCCCCTGCGGCGTATGAACGGGGGAGAGAAATTGGACAAAAAATTATCACCCAGCACTTACAAGAACAGGGTGAGTATCCGGAAACAGTGGCGGTGATGTTGTGGGGATTGGATGCGATTAAAACGAAGGGGGAATCGCTGGGTATTCTGCTGGAATTAGTGGGAGCAGAACCCGTAAAAGAAGGGACGGGGAGAATTGTGCGGTATGAGTTGAAACCGTTGGCAGAGGTTGGGCATCCTCGGATTGATGTGTTAGCCAATCTTTCGGGTATTTTTCGAGATAGTTTTGTCAATATTATTGAATTGCTGGATGACTTATTCAAACGGGCAGCGGAAGCAGAGGAATCGGAGGAGCAGAATTTTATCCGCAAACATGCTTTGGCGTTGCGATCGCAAGGTATAAATAATGCCTCTGCGCGATTATTTTCTAACCCGACTGGGGATTTTGGTTCTCTGGTAAATGACCAAGTTGTAGATGGAAATTGGGAAAATGGCGATGAGTTAGGGAATACCTGGCAAAGCCGCAATTCCTTTAGTTACGGCAGACAAGATAAAGGACAAGCGCGTCCGGAAATTCTTAACCAACTGCTGAAAACCACCAATCGCATTGTGCAAGAAATTGACTCCGTGGAATATGGATTAACGGATATTCAGGAATACTATGCGAATACGGGAGGGTTGAAGAAGGCAGCGGAACAAAAACAAGGGAAAAAAGTTAGCGCTAGTTTTGTGGAAAGCTTCTCGAAAGACACCACACCCCGAAAATTAGAAGATTTGCTGCGTTTGGAATATCGCACAAAGTTATTGAATCCAAAATGGGCAGATGCGATGGCGAATCAAGGTTCTGGCGGTGCTTATGAAATCTCGCAACGGATGACAGCGTTAATAGGTTGGGGGGGTACGGTTGATTTTACCGATTCTTGGGTGTACGACCAAGCGGCGGATACTTATGCGTTAGATGCAGAGATGGCGAATAAGTTGCGAGAGGCAAATTCTGAGGCATTTCGGAATGTTGTAGGTAGGATGTTGGAGGCGCATGGGCGAGGATTTTGGCAACCGAGTGAAGAGAAGTTGCAAAAGTTGCAATCGTTGTATGAGTTGACGGATGAGGAATTGGAAGGGGTGAGGGTGTAG
- a CDS encoding catalase family protein, with translation MAEAPLELGKEYPAQEEEALIEKILAISKFSMQQRPHPPMLRDQHPKSHGYVQGEFIVEEDIPANMKVGVFKESKTYPIWIRFSNGGSDRNPETGDFVPDTVGDVRGMAIKLMDVEGEMVLPDSEHQGEQDFILMNNPTFFIRDVQGYMDFFPVVKAMREKKIIFKPGEPPDVPAELQEKFQAVAYAFPMLQKIRAKLTTSPLEIPYWSATPYKLGNQAIKFSVVPHVTGESFNPDNAADKSNYLRDAMTQHLASQDACFDFKIQLQKDAVKMPIEDPTVEWDEQESPYVKVATIRIPAQNFNTEERKCFDEKQSFSPWHTLPEHQPLGGVNRARKRIYGELAKFRNGTNQSNR, from the coding sequence ATGGCAGAAGCACCCTTAGAGTTAGGCAAAGAATATCCAGCACAAGAAGAAGAAGCCCTGATTGAAAAAATATTGGCAATCAGTAAATTCTCGATGCAACAAAGACCTCATCCCCCCATGCTGAGAGATCAGCATCCCAAGAGTCACGGCTACGTTCAGGGGGAGTTCATCGTTGAAGAAGATATCCCTGCAAATATGAAAGTTGGGGTTTTTAAGGAATCTAAAACTTATCCGATCTGGATTCGTTTTTCTAATGGCGGGAGCGATCGCAATCCGGAGACTGGAGATTTTGTGCCTGATACAGTCGGTGATGTTCGCGGGATGGCTATCAAGCTGATGGATGTCGAAGGTGAAATGGTACTCCCTGATTCTGAGCATCAAGGAGAGCAAGATTTTATTCTCATGAATAATCCCACTTTCTTTATTCGTGATGTTCAGGGCTACATGGACTTTTTCCCTGTTGTCAAAGCGATGAGAGAGAAAAAAATTATTTTCAAACCAGGCGAACCGCCCGACGTACCCGCCGAACTACAAGAAAAATTTCAAGCCGTGGCTTACGCCTTCCCCATGCTTCAGAAAATTAGAGCAAAACTAACTACCAGTCCGTTAGAAATTCCCTACTGGAGTGCCACTCCCTACAAATTGGGCAATCAAGCCATAAAATTTTCTGTGGTTCCCCATGTCACGGGCGAAAGCTTCAATCCAGACAATGCTGCTGATAAAAGTAATTATCTGCGGGACGCAATGACCCAACATTTGGCTAGTCAAGATGCTTGTTTTGATTTTAAAATTCAACTGCAAAAAGATGCAGTCAAGATGCCCATTGAAGACCCAACAGTTGAGTGGGATGAGCAGGAATCTCCTTATGTCAAGGTAGCAACAATTAGAATTCCCGCGCAAAATTTTAACACCGAGGAACGCAAGTGCTTTGATGAAAAGCAATCGTTTTCTCCCTGGCATACTCTGCCAGAGCATCAACCCTTAGGAGGAGTTAATCGCGCTCGTAAGCGAATTTACGGGGAACTGGCTAAGTTCCGAAATGGCACAAATCAAAGTAATAGATAA